The nucleotide sequence AAATAAAAAATCAGCGTTAGGACAAAGTTAATAGAAGAAACAACAATAAAATCCTTGGTCCATAATTTTGGTTCTGATTGACTCACACTTTCATCCCCTATTTTAAAATGTTATGTTGAATGTCTTTCATCATGCGAATGGCTGTTAACTGCTCTTCTTCAGAAATTCCCTCTAAAATCTCTTGTTCGAATGCATCTACAGTTGCCCGTACCTCCTTATACACCTCGTTGCCGAGCTCCGTCAGCTGCATTCTCTTTTCCCGTTTATCCTTTGTCGGCACAGCTTCTAAATATCCGAGCTCTTTTAAGCGATGAACCGTTCGGGTCATAGTCGGCTTCTCCACACTCTGATAGTTCGCTAGTTCCACAAGTGTGGCAGATCCAAAATTAAACAGATAATACAACACCGTCCATTGCGCCCTATAGAGCCCATGCTGGCCAAGAAGTGTGTTCAGCCGATTTTCAAACGGGCGGTATAGCATTAACAATTGATAAAAGAACTTTTGAAAAGTTTGAATTGAAATCACTTCCTACAAAAAATAGTTAGCTTAGGTAACTAATTTAATATAACAAATAGCCAAATCTTTGTCCAGTCCTCCATAAATATTTATAATAAGGATAAAAAAGGAAGGAAGATCAGAAGTGCCCTTCAGTGAAAAGAAAAAAAATCACCGTTATTCCCTGTCTAACCTTTTTCTCGATTTGCTCCTCGCCATTCCGGAATTGCTGCTGCTGGCTGTCCGCTCGCTCCTTATTGGATGTAGATATGCCGTGCGCTGGGTGGTAGAAATCCTCTAGTCCTCACTCTACTCCTTTTCATGGGCAGCAATCACAAAAAAACAAGGGATTGCATACTGTAAATGGAAGTTACTATGAAAGGAGATCAGATAGATGGATTATAGAGATTACTCTGATTACTATTCTTCCTTTCCTTTTGGAGGAGAAGATCAATTACTGGAAAGTGAAGCTTTATATGATTTTCCAGAAGACCGTCAATTTCTATTTCCAGGGTTTCCGGGAGTTTCCGGACCGACCGGCCAGCAGCCGACCTTCGGATTACCGGGAATGCCACCTGGTCCTCCTCCAGGAATTCCAGGAGGAGGGCCGGGTGGAGGAGCCCAGCCGGGTGGCCCGCCAACTTCACCGCCTCCCGCCTTTACCCCTCAGCTTCAACAAGGGGGCATTTCCCCCCTCGCCATTGATCCCGGCGCCATAAGAGGATGCTTGTTCCGCTACACTTATGTTTGGCTGACAAACGGTCAGAGTTTCTGGTACTATCCAACCTTTGTAGGAAGAAACTCTATAGCCGGATGGCGCTGGAGAAATTGGCGCTGGGTATATTTTGGCACAGACTTGCGAAGAATCCGTTCCTTCCAATGCTTTTGAGGATTCATATAGCCCAGAGCAGGCTGCCTTTAGGCAGTCTGTTTCTCCTGTTTGCAGCATCATACAACTCATTGGCTGCTATTCTCTTTTATGGAATATATACAAAAGGGTCAGTCTCTCTAAGAGACTGACCCTTTCTTTTTAATCTTCACTTAAAATTCCAATCACACGCAGTAGATTGATGAATAAGTTAACAAAGTCTAAATACAAGTTAAGTGCCAAGAGCGGAACCATATCTGCAGTAATAGTCATACGCTTCATTTGGTTAAAGTCATACATAACGTAAAGAGAAAAAAGGACGGTTCCAATGATAGAATAAACAAACATGGCAGTTGAAGAAAATGGCCAAAATAAGTTCATAATCGATAACGTAAGGAGTGCTAATAAAACCGTGAGCAACAAACCGCTTAAAAAGGATAAGTCTTTTTTTGTCTTCACGCCAGCAACGGCCATTCCCAAAAACACAACAAACGTAGAGGCTAAAGCCCCCAATACGACTTGTGCTCCGGAAGTCATTAAATAGTAAGCAACAATTGGATAAGTGGTGATTCCGGAAAGGAAAGTGAATACATATAAGAACGTATAACCTACCGCTTTTCTTTTACGCAGAAAAAAAGCACCAACCAACAAAAGAATTTCTAATACAGCCAAAGGTAAAAACAGCGCTGGCGGAACAACCGTACCGACGCTCATTCCAAAAAGCGCCACACCAAGAGACAGCACAAACGCCCGTAGAACAGCATTCATATGGTTATGATTCGACGCTTCAGGTATCGTATAAGACGACATTTCATGACCCCTCCATTAATTTTTACTAACCTATACGGCTTTTTTGCCAAAAAGTTTCAAAAAAGCAGGTAAAAAATAAAAATCATTTAGATTGCCTGAGGAATCATCTTCTCTTACGTCCAGAAGGAGTTGTATGATCCTGTCTCAGGCGCTTTTAGAAAGCGTGCCTGTCTCCGATTTTTTGGCAAATGCCTTTTTTGCATAAGGATAGATCCAGTGGTCAAAGCCTATTCTTCCAGCATTGATTCCAGCAGCCAAAATAAGCAACCCAATAATAACCATTTGCGGATTTGTACTTGTCGTGCCAGAAAGCATGTAAGAGAAATTCATAACAAGCCCCATCAATACTGCATAGGAAGTGAAGGCTCCTAAAATCAAACCGAGACCGACCAGAAATTCTCCCCAGGGCACCAGCACATTAAAAATTCCGATGTTCGGCAAGGCCACTTCTCTTAAAAACTCGCCCCACCACGGCTGTACAGCCGGGTGATCGCCGGACATTTGTCCAATTGCCCCGCTTAGGAAGCCTCCTGCATCAAACTGTCCGCCGCTGATTTTCTCCCAGCCGGCATGCAGCCACTGCCATCCAAGATATAAACGCAAAAAGAACAGTAAACCGGCCGCATAACGATTCTCTTTCAAAAAATGAATAAACATAAAAATCCTCCTAAACTATTAATTGATAATGATTATCATTATCTTTTAAAGGGACAGTATCGTCAATATGAAAATGGTAGCAAAAACAATACGTGACTATTTGACGAAATATTTAGAATAAACAGAAACAATGTAATATAATAGAAGAAGACAACTTGTTTTACATATCTGGATACATATAGGGAAGGGGGTGCTGTTTAATTAGTAAAGTAATTCCAGTTCATTACCTCGTGTACGACTCTGTTAAATTTTGATTGGAGGGGAACGAATGAGTGAACAAAAATTTCTGAAGACGCTAGGAAACAGAGATGTGCTTTCTTTGGCATTCGGGGCGATGATTGGCTGGGGATGGGTCGTGACAACCGGGCTGTGGATCTCCGAAGCGGGTTCGTTAGGTGCCATTCTTGCTTTCGTCATTGGCGGAATCGTTGTGACGTTCGTCGGCTTAACTTACGCGGAGCTGGCCTCCTCTCTCCCGCTAGCCGGCGGCGAACATGTGTATAGCTATAAAGCGATGGGAAGAGTACCGAGCTTTATTACTACCTGGGCGATCGTACTCGGCTATGTATCCGTTGTTGCTTTTGAGGCGGTTGCTCTTCCAACTGTCTTTGAATATTTAATTCCAAACTACAGCAAAGGTTACTTATATACAATTGCGGGCTGGGATGTAACAATCACCTGGGCGGGTGTCGGCATTCTTGGATCGATTATTATCGCCTGGATTAATTACCGCGGCATTAAGTTCTCTATGGCCATTACCTTTATTCTCACACTCGTTATTGCCATTGCCGGAATCCTGTTAATCACTGGCAGCTCCATTTCAGGCAGCACTGCCAACATGCAGCCGTTTTTCGAAAAAGGGACGGCCGGATTATTAACCGTTATTATTATGACTCCTTTTATGTTTGTTGGATTTGATGTTATTCCGCAAGCTTCCGAAGAAATTAATCTCCCGCAAAAGCAAATTGGTAAATTGTTAATTTTTTCCGTTATGCTCGCTGTCGTTTGGTATGTTGCCGTTATATTCGGTGTTTCCCGCATATTAACCCCGGCTGAAATGGCCGAATCGAATCTCGTTACGGCTGATGCGATGGCAAAAGCGTTCGGAAACAGTCCAATGATGGGCAACATTCTTGTGCTTGGAGGAATCGGCGGCATTTTAACAAGCTGGATTGGATTTTATGTAGGCGGAAGCCGGGCCATTTATGCACTCGCCAAATCTGGCATGCTTCCGAAATCTCTCGGAGAACTGCATCCCAAGTATAATACGCCGCATAAAGCGATCCTCTTAATCGCTGTTTTGTCTACTGCCGCTCCGCTGCTCGGACGCCCGGCTTTAGTCTGGCTCGTTGACGCCGGCGGATTGGGATTAGTCGTCGCCTGGTTTATGGTTGCTGTGTCCTTTATTATCCTGCGTAAAAAGCTACCGACGATGCACCGGCCATTTAAGCTGCCCGGCGGCACCACACTCGGCTGGATTGCCGCTCTCATGGCGCTTGGAGTCTCGGTTCTCTATATGCCTGGCATGCCTTCTGCCCTTGTCTGGCCGTATGAATGGATCATCGTCTTCGCCTGGGTCATCATGGGCTTTGTGTTCTATAAAGTATCGATGTCTAAATACGGGACAGCTAACTCCGACAAGCATATGGACGAGGAAATTGACCGGGTGATTCAATATGAGGATGATCCTGAATTAGAAAAAAAGAGTCTTTAGACTGTCTGGGAGCTGCCCAAACCGGGCAGCTCCTCTTGGTGATCATGCAGCGGACAGATAAAGAGGGAGTTTCCCTACGATTCAAAAATGACCTTCCCTGTAAGACGAGTGTCGTAACCGTTTAACTGCTCTAGCTGAGATCGGTATTCAGGCGAAGAAACGGCTGCCTTTATGACTTTGATCAATTCTGCATTTTCTTTTGTTTTTAAAATCACTACATCATATTGCTCTGTAATGAGAGGAATAAAGTCAACATTGACCATTTTAGCGGCGCTTTCAATG is from Bacillus sp. PK3_68 and encodes:
- a CDS encoding MarR family transcriptional regulator, yielding MQTFQKFFYQLLMLYRPFENRLNTLLGQHGLYRAQWTVLYYLFNFGSATLVELANYQSVEKPTMTRTVHRLKELGYLEAVPTKDKREKRMQLTELGNEVYKEVRATVDAFEQEILEGISEEEQLTAIRMMKDIQHNILK
- a CDS encoding amino acid permease → MSEQKFLKTLGNRDVLSLAFGAMIGWGWVVTTGLWISEAGSLGAILAFVIGGIVVTFVGLTYAELASSLPLAGGEHVYSYKAMGRVPSFITTWAIVLGYVSVVAFEAVALPTVFEYLIPNYSKGYLYTIAGWDVTITWAGVGILGSIIIAWINYRGIKFSMAITFILTLVIAIAGILLITGSSISGSTANMQPFFEKGTAGLLTVIIMTPFMFVGFDVIPQASEEINLPQKQIGKLLIFSVMLAVVWYVAVIFGVSRILTPAEMAESNLVTADAMAKAFGNSPMMGNILVLGGIGGILTSWIGFYVGGSRAIYALAKSGMLPKSLGELHPKYNTPHKAILLIAVLSTAAPLLGRPALVWLVDAGGLGLVVAWFMVAVSFIILRKKLPTMHRPFKLPGGTTLGWIAALMALGVSVLYMPGMPSALVWPYEWIIVFAWVIMGFVFYKVSMSKYGTANSDKHMDEEIDRVIQYEDDPELEKKSL
- a CDS encoding DoxX family protein; its protein translation is MFIHFLKENRYAAGLLFFLRLYLGWQWLHAGWEKISGGQFDAGGFLSGAIGQMSGDHPAVQPWWGEFLREVALPNIGIFNVLVPWGEFLVGLGLILGAFTSYAVLMGLVMNFSYMLSGTTSTNPQMVIIGLLILAAGINAGRIGFDHWIYPYAKKAFAKKSETGTLSKSA
- a CDS encoding Bax inhibitor-1/YccA family protein translates to MSSYTIPEASNHNHMNAVLRAFVLSLGVALFGMSVGTVVPPALFLPLAVLEILLLVGAFFLRKRKAVGYTFLYVFTFLSGITTYPIVAYYLMTSGAQVVLGALASTFVVFLGMAVAGVKTKKDLSFLSGLLLTVLLALLTLSIMNLFWPFSSTAMFVYSIIGTVLFSLYVMYDFNQMKRMTITADMVPLLALNLYLDFVNLFINLLRVIGILSED